One Saimiri boliviensis isolate mSaiBol1 chromosome 5, mSaiBol1.pri, whole genome shotgun sequence genomic window carries:
- the PRC1 gene encoding protein regulator of cytokinesis 1 isoform X2, with protein MPGHEKLVFLVLENSAFNLEAVTDVTNRPYFLVFSEVLAEESIVCLQKALNHLREIWELIGIPEDQRLQRTEVVKKHIKELLDMMIAEEESLKERLIKSISVCQKELNTLCTELCVEPFQDEGETTILQLEKDLRTQVELMRKQKKERKQELKLLQEQDQELCEILCMPRYDIDSASVPSLEELNQFRQHVATLRETKASRREEFVSIKRQIILCMEELDHTPDTSFERDVACEDEDAFCLSLENIATLQKLLRQLEMQKSQNEAVCEGLRTQIRELWDRLQIPEEEREAVTTIMSGSKAKVRKALQLEVDRLEELKMQNLKKVIEAIRVELAQYWDQCFYSQEQRQAFAPFHSEDYTENLLQLHDAEIVQLRNYYEAHRALFEGVRKWEESWRLFLEFERKASDPNRFINRGGNLLKEEKQRAKLQKTLPKLEEEVKAHIEIWEQEHSKAFLVNGQKFMEYVAEQWEMHQLERERARQERQLKNKKQTETEMLYGSAPRTPSKRRGLTPNTPGKARKLNTTTMSNATVNSSIRPVFGGTIYRSPVSRLPPSGSKPVATSTCSGKKTPRAGRQGANKENLDLNGSILSGGYPSSAPVQRNFSINSVASTYSEFADPSPSDSSTVGLQRELSKASKSDATPGILNSTNIQS; from the exons atgcccggccatgagAAGCTAGTCTTTTTAGTTCTTGAAAATAGTGCTTTTAATCTAGAGGCTGTGACTGATGTAACTAACAGGCCTTATTTTTTGGTGTTCAGTGAGGTGCTGGCGGAGGAGTCCATAGTATGTCTGCAGAAAGCCCTAAATCACCTTCGGGAGATATGGGAGCTAATTGGAATTCCAGAGGACCAGCGGTTACAAAGAACTGAGGTGGTGAAGAAGCATATCAAG GAACTCCTGGATATGATGATTGCTGAAGAGGAAAGCCTGAAGGAAAGACTCATCAAAAGCATATCCGTCTGTCAAAAAGAGCTTAACACTCTGTGCACCGAGTTATGCGTCGAGCCATTTCAG GACGAAGGGGAGACTACCATCTTGCAACTAGAAAAAGATTTGCGCACACAAGTGGAACTGATgcgaaaacagaaaaaggagagaaaacaggaactgaagCTACTTCAAGAGCAAGATCAAGAACTGTGTGAAATTCTTTGTATGCCCCGCTATGATATTGATAGTGCCTCAGTGCCCAGCTTAGAAGAGCTGAACCAGTTCAGGCAGCATGTGGCGACTTTGAGGGAAACAAAG GCTTCTAGGCGTGAGGAGTTTGTCAGTATAAAGAGACAGATCATACTGTGTATGGAGGAATTAGACCACACCCCAGACACAAGCTTTGAAAGAGATGTGGCGTGTGAAGATGAAGATGCCTTTTGCTTGTCTTTGGAGAATATTGCAACACTACAGAAGTTGCTGCGGCAG ctggaaatgcagaaatcacaaaatgAAGCAGTGTGTGAGGGTCTGCGCACTCAAATCCGAGAGCTCTGGGACAGGCTGCAAATacctgaagaagagagagaagctgTGACCACCATTATGTCTGGGTCAAAGGCCAAGGTTCGGAAAGCG CTGCAATTAGAAGTGGATCGGTTGGAagaactaaaaatgcaaaacctgAAAAAAGTGATCGAGGCAATTCGAGTGGAGCTGGCTCAATACTGGGACCAGTGCTTTTATAGCCAGGAGCAGAGACAAGCCTTTGCCCCTTTCCATTCTG AGGACTACACAGAAAATCTACTCCAGCTCCATGATGCTGAGATTGTGCAGTTAAGAAACTACTATGAAGCTCACAGGGCTCTCTTTGAAGGAGTCCGGAAGtgggaagaaagctggaggcTTTTCTTAGAGTTTGAG agaaaaGCTTCAGATCCGAATCGATTTATAAATCGTGGAGGAAAtcttctaaaagaagaaaaacaacgaGCCAAGCTTCAGAAAACGCTGCCTAAG CTGGAAGAGGAGGTGAAGGCACACATTGAAATATGGGAACAGGAACATTCAAAGGCATTTCTGGTAAATGGGCAGAAATTTATGGAGTATGTTGCAGAACAGTGGGAGATGCATCAACTCGAGAGAGAGCGAGCCAGACAGGAAAGA CAACTCAAGAACAAAaagcagacagagacagagatgctGTATGGCAGTGCTCCCCGAACACCCAGCAAGCGGCGGGGACTGACTCCCAACACACCCGGCAAAGCACGTAAG CTGAACACCACCACCATGTCCAATGCTACGGTCAATAGTAGCATTCGGCCTGTCTTTGGAGGGACCATCTACCGCTCTCCCGTGTCTCGACTTCCTCCTTCTGGCAGCAAG CCAGTCGCTACTTCCACCTGTTCAGGGAAGAAAACGCCCCGTGCCGGCAGGCAGGGAGCCAACAAGGAGAACCTGGACCTCAACGGCAGCATCCTGAGTGGTGGGTACCCCAGCTCGGCCCCCGTCCAGCGCAACTTCAGCATTAACTCTGTTGCCAGCACCTATTCTGAGTTTGCG GATCCGTCCCCCTCTGACAGTTCCACTGTTGGGCTTCAG
- the PRC1 gene encoding protein regulator of cytokinesis 1 isoform X8, whose translation MPGHEKLVFLVLENSAFNLEAVTDVTNRPYFLVFSEVLAEESIVCLQKALNHLREIWELIGIPEDQRLQRTEVVKKHIKELLDMMIAEEESLKERLIKSISVCQKELNTLCTELCVEPFQDEGETTILQLEKDLRTQVELMRKQKKERKQELKLLQEQDQELCEILCMPRYDIDSASVPSLEELNQFRQHVATLRETKASRREEFVSIKRQIILCMEELDHTPDTSFERDVACEDEDAFCLSLENIATLQKLLRQLEMQKSQNEAVCEGLRTQIRELWDRLQIPEEEREAVTTIMSGSKAKVRKALQLEVDRLEELKMQNLKKVIEAIRVELAQYWDQCFYSQEQRQAFAPFHSEDYTENLLQLHDAEIVQLRNYYEAHRALFEGVRKWEESWRLFLEFERKASDPNRFINRGGNLLKEEKQRAKLQKTLPKLEEEVKAHIEIWEQEHSKAFLVNGQKFMEYVAEQWEMHQLERERARQERQLKNKKQTETEMLYGSAPRTPSKRRGLTPNTPGKARKLNTTTMSNATVNSSIRPVFGGTIYRSPVSRLPPSGSKPVATSTCSGKKTPRAGRQGANKENLDLNGSILSARTFKGFQI comes from the exons atgcccggccatgagAAGCTAGTCTTTTTAGTTCTTGAAAATAGTGCTTTTAATCTAGAGGCTGTGACTGATGTAACTAACAGGCCTTATTTTTTGGTGTTCAGTGAGGTGCTGGCGGAGGAGTCCATAGTATGTCTGCAGAAAGCCCTAAATCACCTTCGGGAGATATGGGAGCTAATTGGAATTCCAGAGGACCAGCGGTTACAAAGAACTGAGGTGGTGAAGAAGCATATCAAG GAACTCCTGGATATGATGATTGCTGAAGAGGAAAGCCTGAAGGAAAGACTCATCAAAAGCATATCCGTCTGTCAAAAAGAGCTTAACACTCTGTGCACCGAGTTATGCGTCGAGCCATTTCAG GACGAAGGGGAGACTACCATCTTGCAACTAGAAAAAGATTTGCGCACACAAGTGGAACTGATgcgaaaacagaaaaaggagagaaaacaggaactgaagCTACTTCAAGAGCAAGATCAAGAACTGTGTGAAATTCTTTGTATGCCCCGCTATGATATTGATAGTGCCTCAGTGCCCAGCTTAGAAGAGCTGAACCAGTTCAGGCAGCATGTGGCGACTTTGAGGGAAACAAAG GCTTCTAGGCGTGAGGAGTTTGTCAGTATAAAGAGACAGATCATACTGTGTATGGAGGAATTAGACCACACCCCAGACACAAGCTTTGAAAGAGATGTGGCGTGTGAAGATGAAGATGCCTTTTGCTTGTCTTTGGAGAATATTGCAACACTACAGAAGTTGCTGCGGCAG ctggaaatgcagaaatcacaaaatgAAGCAGTGTGTGAGGGTCTGCGCACTCAAATCCGAGAGCTCTGGGACAGGCTGCAAATacctgaagaagagagagaagctgTGACCACCATTATGTCTGGGTCAAAGGCCAAGGTTCGGAAAGCG CTGCAATTAGAAGTGGATCGGTTGGAagaactaaaaatgcaaaacctgAAAAAAGTGATCGAGGCAATTCGAGTGGAGCTGGCTCAATACTGGGACCAGTGCTTTTATAGCCAGGAGCAGAGACAAGCCTTTGCCCCTTTCCATTCTG AGGACTACACAGAAAATCTACTCCAGCTCCATGATGCTGAGATTGTGCAGTTAAGAAACTACTATGAAGCTCACAGGGCTCTCTTTGAAGGAGTCCGGAAGtgggaagaaagctggaggcTTTTCTTAGAGTTTGAG agaaaaGCTTCAGATCCGAATCGATTTATAAATCGTGGAGGAAAtcttctaaaagaagaaaaacaacgaGCCAAGCTTCAGAAAACGCTGCCTAAG CTGGAAGAGGAGGTGAAGGCACACATTGAAATATGGGAACAGGAACATTCAAAGGCATTTCTGGTAAATGGGCAGAAATTTATGGAGTATGTTGCAGAACAGTGGGAGATGCATCAACTCGAGAGAGAGCGAGCCAGACAGGAAAGA CAACTCAAGAACAAAaagcagacagagacagagatgctGTATGGCAGTGCTCCCCGAACACCCAGCAAGCGGCGGGGACTGACTCCCAACACACCCGGCAAAGCACGTAAG CTGAACACCACCACCATGTCCAATGCTACGGTCAATAGTAGCATTCGGCCTGTCTTTGGAGGGACCATCTACCGCTCTCCCGTGTCTCGACTTCCTCCTTCTGGCAGCAAG CCAGTCGCTACTTCCACCTGTTCAGGGAAGAAAACGCCCCGTGCCGGCAGGCAGGGAGCCAACAAGGAGAACCTGGACCTCAACGGCAGCATCCTGAGTG
- the PRC1 gene encoding protein regulator of cytokinesis 1 isoform X3: protein MPGHEKLVFLVLENSAFNLEAVTDVTNRPYFLVFSEVLAEESIVCLQKALNHLREIWELIGIPEDQRLQRTEVVKKHIKELLDMMIAEEESLKERLIKSISVCQKELNTLCTELCVEPFQDEGETTILQLEKDLRTQVELMRKQKKERKQELKLLQEQDQELCEILCMPRYDIDSASVPSLEELNQFRQHVATLRETKASRREEFVSIKRQIILCMEELDHTPDTSFERDVACEDEDAFCLSLENIATLQKLLRQLEMQKSQNEAVCEGLRTQIRELWDRLQIPEEEREAVTTIMSGSKAKVRKALQLEVDRLEELKMQNLKKVIEAIRVELAQYWDQCFYSQEQRQAFAPFHSEDYTENLLQLHDAEIVQLRNYYEAHRALFEGVRKWEESWRLFLEFERKASDPNRFINRGGNLLKEEKQRAKLQKTLPKLEEEVKAHIEIWEQEHSKAFLVNGQKFMEYVAEQWEMHQLERERARQERQLKNKKQTETEMLYGSAPRTPSKRRGLTPNTPGKARKLNTTTMSNATVNSSIRPVFGGTIYRSPVSRLPPSGSKPVATSTCSGKKTPRAGRQGANKENLDLNGSILSGGYPSSAPVQRNFSINSVASTYSEFADPSPSDSSTVGLQHEIKSPAGYKALSPRDW, encoded by the exons atgcccggccatgagAAGCTAGTCTTTTTAGTTCTTGAAAATAGTGCTTTTAATCTAGAGGCTGTGACTGATGTAACTAACAGGCCTTATTTTTTGGTGTTCAGTGAGGTGCTGGCGGAGGAGTCCATAGTATGTCTGCAGAAAGCCCTAAATCACCTTCGGGAGATATGGGAGCTAATTGGAATTCCAGAGGACCAGCGGTTACAAAGAACTGAGGTGGTGAAGAAGCATATCAAG GAACTCCTGGATATGATGATTGCTGAAGAGGAAAGCCTGAAGGAAAGACTCATCAAAAGCATATCCGTCTGTCAAAAAGAGCTTAACACTCTGTGCACCGAGTTATGCGTCGAGCCATTTCAG GACGAAGGGGAGACTACCATCTTGCAACTAGAAAAAGATTTGCGCACACAAGTGGAACTGATgcgaaaacagaaaaaggagagaaaacaggaactgaagCTACTTCAAGAGCAAGATCAAGAACTGTGTGAAATTCTTTGTATGCCCCGCTATGATATTGATAGTGCCTCAGTGCCCAGCTTAGAAGAGCTGAACCAGTTCAGGCAGCATGTGGCGACTTTGAGGGAAACAAAG GCTTCTAGGCGTGAGGAGTTTGTCAGTATAAAGAGACAGATCATACTGTGTATGGAGGAATTAGACCACACCCCAGACACAAGCTTTGAAAGAGATGTGGCGTGTGAAGATGAAGATGCCTTTTGCTTGTCTTTGGAGAATATTGCAACACTACAGAAGTTGCTGCGGCAG ctggaaatgcagaaatcacaaaatgAAGCAGTGTGTGAGGGTCTGCGCACTCAAATCCGAGAGCTCTGGGACAGGCTGCAAATacctgaagaagagagagaagctgTGACCACCATTATGTCTGGGTCAAAGGCCAAGGTTCGGAAAGCG CTGCAATTAGAAGTGGATCGGTTGGAagaactaaaaatgcaaaacctgAAAAAAGTGATCGAGGCAATTCGAGTGGAGCTGGCTCAATACTGGGACCAGTGCTTTTATAGCCAGGAGCAGAGACAAGCCTTTGCCCCTTTCCATTCTG AGGACTACACAGAAAATCTACTCCAGCTCCATGATGCTGAGATTGTGCAGTTAAGAAACTACTATGAAGCTCACAGGGCTCTCTTTGAAGGAGTCCGGAAGtgggaagaaagctggaggcTTTTCTTAGAGTTTGAG agaaaaGCTTCAGATCCGAATCGATTTATAAATCGTGGAGGAAAtcttctaaaagaagaaaaacaacgaGCCAAGCTTCAGAAAACGCTGCCTAAG CTGGAAGAGGAGGTGAAGGCACACATTGAAATATGGGAACAGGAACATTCAAAGGCATTTCTGGTAAATGGGCAGAAATTTATGGAGTATGTTGCAGAACAGTGGGAGATGCATCAACTCGAGAGAGAGCGAGCCAGACAGGAAAGA CAACTCAAGAACAAAaagcagacagagacagagatgctGTATGGCAGTGCTCCCCGAACACCCAGCAAGCGGCGGGGACTGACTCCCAACACACCCGGCAAAGCACGTAAG CTGAACACCACCACCATGTCCAATGCTACGGTCAATAGTAGCATTCGGCCTGTCTTTGGAGGGACCATCTACCGCTCTCCCGTGTCTCGACTTCCTCCTTCTGGCAGCAAG CCAGTCGCTACTTCCACCTGTTCAGGGAAGAAAACGCCCCGTGCCGGCAGGCAGGGAGCCAACAAGGAGAACCTGGACCTCAACGGCAGCATCCTGAGTGGTGGGTACCCCAGCTCGGCCCCCGTCCAGCGCAACTTCAGCATTAACTCTGTTGCCAGCACCTATTCTGAGTTTGCG GATCCGTCCCCCTCTGACAGTTCCACTGTTGGGCTTCAG
- the PRC1 gene encoding protein regulator of cytokinesis 1 isoform X1 yields the protein MPGHEKLVFLVLENSAFNLEAVTDVTNRPYFLVFSEVLAEESIVCLQKALNHLREIWELIGIPEDQRLQRTEVVKKHIKELLDMMIAEEESLKERLIKSISVCQKELNTLCTELCVEPFQDEGETTILQLEKDLRTQVELMRKQKKERKQELKLLQEQDQELCEILCMPRYDIDSASVPSLEELNQFRQHVATLRETKASRREEFVSIKRQIILCMEELDHTPDTSFERDVACEDEDAFCLSLENIATLQKLLRQLEMQKSQNEAVCEGLRTQIRELWDRLQIPEEEREAVTTIMSGSKAKVRKALQLEVDRLEELKMQNLKKVIEAIRVELAQYWDQCFYSQEQRQAFAPFHSEDYTENLLQLHDAEIVQLRNYYEAHRALFEGVRKWEESWRLFLEFERKASDPNRFINRGGNLLKEEKQRAKLQKTLPKLEEEVKAHIEIWEQEHSKAFLVNGQKFMEYVAEQWEMHQLERERARQERQLKNKKQTETEMLYGSAPRTPSKRRGLTPNTPGKARKLNTTTMSNATVNSSIRPVFGGTIYRSPVSRLPPSGSKPVATSTCSGKKTPRAGRQGANKENLDLNGSILSGGYPSSAPVQRNFSINSVASTYSEFADPSPSDSSTVGLQVCMATPACPMSLSKLICHLLASFFWA from the exons atgcccggccatgagAAGCTAGTCTTTTTAGTTCTTGAAAATAGTGCTTTTAATCTAGAGGCTGTGACTGATGTAACTAACAGGCCTTATTTTTTGGTGTTCAGTGAGGTGCTGGCGGAGGAGTCCATAGTATGTCTGCAGAAAGCCCTAAATCACCTTCGGGAGATATGGGAGCTAATTGGAATTCCAGAGGACCAGCGGTTACAAAGAACTGAGGTGGTGAAGAAGCATATCAAG GAACTCCTGGATATGATGATTGCTGAAGAGGAAAGCCTGAAGGAAAGACTCATCAAAAGCATATCCGTCTGTCAAAAAGAGCTTAACACTCTGTGCACCGAGTTATGCGTCGAGCCATTTCAG GACGAAGGGGAGACTACCATCTTGCAACTAGAAAAAGATTTGCGCACACAAGTGGAACTGATgcgaaaacagaaaaaggagagaaaacaggaactgaagCTACTTCAAGAGCAAGATCAAGAACTGTGTGAAATTCTTTGTATGCCCCGCTATGATATTGATAGTGCCTCAGTGCCCAGCTTAGAAGAGCTGAACCAGTTCAGGCAGCATGTGGCGACTTTGAGGGAAACAAAG GCTTCTAGGCGTGAGGAGTTTGTCAGTATAAAGAGACAGATCATACTGTGTATGGAGGAATTAGACCACACCCCAGACACAAGCTTTGAAAGAGATGTGGCGTGTGAAGATGAAGATGCCTTTTGCTTGTCTTTGGAGAATATTGCAACACTACAGAAGTTGCTGCGGCAG ctggaaatgcagaaatcacaaaatgAAGCAGTGTGTGAGGGTCTGCGCACTCAAATCCGAGAGCTCTGGGACAGGCTGCAAATacctgaagaagagagagaagctgTGACCACCATTATGTCTGGGTCAAAGGCCAAGGTTCGGAAAGCG CTGCAATTAGAAGTGGATCGGTTGGAagaactaaaaatgcaaaacctgAAAAAAGTGATCGAGGCAATTCGAGTGGAGCTGGCTCAATACTGGGACCAGTGCTTTTATAGCCAGGAGCAGAGACAAGCCTTTGCCCCTTTCCATTCTG AGGACTACACAGAAAATCTACTCCAGCTCCATGATGCTGAGATTGTGCAGTTAAGAAACTACTATGAAGCTCACAGGGCTCTCTTTGAAGGAGTCCGGAAGtgggaagaaagctggaggcTTTTCTTAGAGTTTGAG agaaaaGCTTCAGATCCGAATCGATTTATAAATCGTGGAGGAAAtcttctaaaagaagaaaaacaacgaGCCAAGCTTCAGAAAACGCTGCCTAAG CTGGAAGAGGAGGTGAAGGCACACATTGAAATATGGGAACAGGAACATTCAAAGGCATTTCTGGTAAATGGGCAGAAATTTATGGAGTATGTTGCAGAACAGTGGGAGATGCATCAACTCGAGAGAGAGCGAGCCAGACAGGAAAGA CAACTCAAGAACAAAaagcagacagagacagagatgctGTATGGCAGTGCTCCCCGAACACCCAGCAAGCGGCGGGGACTGACTCCCAACACACCCGGCAAAGCACGTAAG CTGAACACCACCACCATGTCCAATGCTACGGTCAATAGTAGCATTCGGCCTGTCTTTGGAGGGACCATCTACCGCTCTCCCGTGTCTCGACTTCCTCCTTCTGGCAGCAAG CCAGTCGCTACTTCCACCTGTTCAGGGAAGAAAACGCCCCGTGCCGGCAGGCAGGGAGCCAACAAGGAGAACCTGGACCTCAACGGCAGCATCCTGAGTGGTGGGTACCCCAGCTCGGCCCCCGTCCAGCGCAACTTCAGCATTAACTCTGTTGCCAGCACCTATTCTGAGTTTGCG GATCCGTCCCCCTCTGACAGTTCCACTGTTGGGCTTCAGGTCTGTATGGCAACCCCTGCATGTCCCATGTCCCTTTCCAAACTCATCTGTCATCTGCTGGCTTCATTCTTCTGGGCATAG
- the PRC1 gene encoding protein regulator of cytokinesis 1 isoform X4, with the protein MPGHEKLVFLVLENSAFNLEAVTDVTNRPYFLVFSEVLAEESIVCLQKALNHLREIWELIGIPEDQRLQRTEVVKKHIKELLDMMIAEEESLKERLIKSISVCQKELNTLCTELCVEPFQDEGETTILQLEKDLRTQVELMRKQKKERKQELKLLQEQDQELCEILCMPRYDIDSASVPSLEELNQFRQHVATLRETKASRREEFVSIKRQIILCMEELDHTPDTSFERDVACEDEDAFCLSLENIATLQKLLRQLEMQKSQNEAVCEGLRTQIRELWDRLQIPEEEREAVTTIMSGSKAKVRKALQLEVDRLEELKMQNLKKVIEAIRVELAQYWDQCFYSQEQRQAFAPFHSEDYTENLLQLHDAEIVQLRNYYEAHRALFEGVRKWEESWRLFLEFERKASDPNRFINRGGNLLKEEKQRAKLQKTLPKLEEEVKAHIEIWEQEHSKAFLVNGQKFMEYVAEQWEMHQLERERARQERQLKNKKQTETEMLYGSAPRTPSKRRGLTPNTPGKARKLNTTTMSNATVNSSIRPVFGGTIYRSPVSRLPPSGSKPVATSTCSGKKTPRAGRQGANKENLDLNGSILSGGYPSSAPVQRNFSINSVASTYSEFARELSKASKSDATPGILNSTNIQS; encoded by the exons atgcccggccatgagAAGCTAGTCTTTTTAGTTCTTGAAAATAGTGCTTTTAATCTAGAGGCTGTGACTGATGTAACTAACAGGCCTTATTTTTTGGTGTTCAGTGAGGTGCTGGCGGAGGAGTCCATAGTATGTCTGCAGAAAGCCCTAAATCACCTTCGGGAGATATGGGAGCTAATTGGAATTCCAGAGGACCAGCGGTTACAAAGAACTGAGGTGGTGAAGAAGCATATCAAG GAACTCCTGGATATGATGATTGCTGAAGAGGAAAGCCTGAAGGAAAGACTCATCAAAAGCATATCCGTCTGTCAAAAAGAGCTTAACACTCTGTGCACCGAGTTATGCGTCGAGCCATTTCAG GACGAAGGGGAGACTACCATCTTGCAACTAGAAAAAGATTTGCGCACACAAGTGGAACTGATgcgaaaacagaaaaaggagagaaaacaggaactgaagCTACTTCAAGAGCAAGATCAAGAACTGTGTGAAATTCTTTGTATGCCCCGCTATGATATTGATAGTGCCTCAGTGCCCAGCTTAGAAGAGCTGAACCAGTTCAGGCAGCATGTGGCGACTTTGAGGGAAACAAAG GCTTCTAGGCGTGAGGAGTTTGTCAGTATAAAGAGACAGATCATACTGTGTATGGAGGAATTAGACCACACCCCAGACACAAGCTTTGAAAGAGATGTGGCGTGTGAAGATGAAGATGCCTTTTGCTTGTCTTTGGAGAATATTGCAACACTACAGAAGTTGCTGCGGCAG ctggaaatgcagaaatcacaaaatgAAGCAGTGTGTGAGGGTCTGCGCACTCAAATCCGAGAGCTCTGGGACAGGCTGCAAATacctgaagaagagagagaagctgTGACCACCATTATGTCTGGGTCAAAGGCCAAGGTTCGGAAAGCG CTGCAATTAGAAGTGGATCGGTTGGAagaactaaaaatgcaaaacctgAAAAAAGTGATCGAGGCAATTCGAGTGGAGCTGGCTCAATACTGGGACCAGTGCTTTTATAGCCAGGAGCAGAGACAAGCCTTTGCCCCTTTCCATTCTG AGGACTACACAGAAAATCTACTCCAGCTCCATGATGCTGAGATTGTGCAGTTAAGAAACTACTATGAAGCTCACAGGGCTCTCTTTGAAGGAGTCCGGAAGtgggaagaaagctggaggcTTTTCTTAGAGTTTGAG agaaaaGCTTCAGATCCGAATCGATTTATAAATCGTGGAGGAAAtcttctaaaagaagaaaaacaacgaGCCAAGCTTCAGAAAACGCTGCCTAAG CTGGAAGAGGAGGTGAAGGCACACATTGAAATATGGGAACAGGAACATTCAAAGGCATTTCTGGTAAATGGGCAGAAATTTATGGAGTATGTTGCAGAACAGTGGGAGATGCATCAACTCGAGAGAGAGCGAGCCAGACAGGAAAGA CAACTCAAGAACAAAaagcagacagagacagagatgctGTATGGCAGTGCTCCCCGAACACCCAGCAAGCGGCGGGGACTGACTCCCAACACACCCGGCAAAGCACGTAAG CTGAACACCACCACCATGTCCAATGCTACGGTCAATAGTAGCATTCGGCCTGTCTTTGGAGGGACCATCTACCGCTCTCCCGTGTCTCGACTTCCTCCTTCTGGCAGCAAG CCAGTCGCTACTTCCACCTGTTCAGGGAAGAAAACGCCCCGTGCCGGCAGGCAGGGAGCCAACAAGGAGAACCTGGACCTCAACGGCAGCATCCTGAGTGGTGGGTACCCCAGCTCGGCCCCCGTCCAGCGCAACTTCAGCATTAACTCTGTTGCCAGCACCTATTCTGAGTTTGCG